The following are encoded in a window of Streptomyces sp. 11x1 genomic DNA:
- a CDS encoding WD40 repeat domain-containing protein, whose amino-acid sequence MRRRPLNRPRPLRRFRAARTGFAGLAAILLAALTATPALADDDGFTMQDSRITESSGLAASRQHPGVYWTHNDSDDGAFLYAVDSKTGETVATVTLTGVGTPRDVEAISMGPGNKLYVGDIGDNLGGTWAYVWIYELPEPKELKDQTLKATQYVVKYEDGARDAEALMVHPKTGRVYIADKNEAGGSLYEGPAELSASGTNVFKKVASVPDLEVTDGAFSPDGKQLALRAYFGGILYDWNGGKIKKAERLSVPLQRQGESVTFRTDGSKIMYGSEGSGSSVVAREVPGGGSGSGGSGSSSSDGDGSGTAQADGEGTSSNVKVGALAVAGAVVVVWGFRRLLRRPSA is encoded by the coding sequence ATGCGCCGTCGCCCCCTCAACCGCCCCCGCCCCCTCCGCCGGTTCCGCGCGGCCCGCACAGGCTTCGCCGGTCTCGCAGCGATCCTGCTCGCCGCTCTCACGGCCACGCCCGCTCTCGCCGACGACGACGGGTTCACGATGCAGGACTCGCGGATCACCGAGTCGAGCGGTCTCGCCGCGTCCCGGCAGCACCCGGGGGTCTACTGGACCCACAACGACAGCGACGACGGCGCGTTCCTGTACGCGGTCGACAGCAAGACGGGCGAGACGGTCGCCACGGTCACCCTGACGGGCGTCGGCACCCCGAGGGACGTCGAGGCGATCTCGATGGGCCCCGGCAACAAGCTGTACGTCGGCGACATCGGCGACAACCTCGGCGGCACCTGGGCGTATGTGTGGATCTACGAGCTGCCGGAGCCGAAGGAGCTGAAGGACCAGACGCTCAAGGCGACGCAGTACGTCGTGAAGTACGAGGACGGGGCGCGGGACGCGGAGGCGCTGATGGTGCATCCGAAGACCGGGCGGGTGTACATCGCCGACAAGAACGAGGCGGGCGGATCGCTGTACGAGGGGCCCGCGGAGCTGTCCGCGTCCGGCACCAACGTGTTCAAGAAGGTCGCGTCCGTCCCGGACCTGGAGGTCACCGACGGCGCGTTCTCGCCGGACGGCAAGCAGCTCGCCCTGCGCGCGTACTTCGGCGGCATCCTCTACGACTGGAACGGCGGCAAGATCAAGAAGGCCGAGCGGCTGAGCGTGCCGCTGCAGCGGCAGGGGGAGTCGGTGACCTTCCGCACCGACGGCTCGAAGATCATGTACGGCAGTGAGGGGTCCGGCAGCTCCGTCGTGGCGCGGGAGGTGCCCGGCGGCGGCTCCGGGAGCGGCGGCTCCGGGTCGTCCTCCTCCGACGGGGACGGTTCCGGTACGGCGCAGGCGGACGGCGAGGGCACGAGCTCGAACGTCAAGGTCGGCGCACTGGCCGTGGCCGGCGCGGTGGTCGTCGTATGGGGCTTCCGCCGCCTCCTACGCCGCCCATCCGCCTGA
- a CDS encoding TetR/AcrR family transcriptional regulator: MTRGKSATAGGAAGAGARGTTGTAGGGTAGGTAGSTTVGTETSGSGDIVRTQQLLWDTGPRPSRGPKPGLTLERIVEAAVRVADTEGLHALSMRRVATELGTGTMSLYRYLPGKGELLDLMLDRVQRPSENPTDLGDGGWRSALEAMGRATLALYRRHPWLLQVNQSRPVLGPSALDGMEKVLSRIKSMGLTDPELISAIVAVDGYVVGAARTQLYAEEAEHRTGLTDTEFWQAQAPVLEELMRSGRYPLLAGLSEDSFGSDFDHFEFGLQRMLDGLEVFVNRRRERPQGAGAEGAGAGVEAEGAGAGGTEAGGAGVGGAGVGGS, encoded by the coding sequence ATGACAAGGGGCAAGAGCGCTACGGCGGGCGGCGCGGCAGGTGCTGGGGCGCGCGGTACGACAGGCACGGCGGGGGGCGGTACGGCGGGCGGTACGGCAGGCAGCACCACCGTCGGTACGGAGACCAGCGGCAGCGGTGACATCGTCCGCACCCAGCAACTGCTCTGGGACACCGGCCCTCGCCCGAGTCGCGGGCCCAAGCCGGGGCTCACCCTGGAGCGGATCGTGGAGGCGGCGGTCCGGGTCGCCGACACGGAGGGGCTGCACGCCCTCTCGATGCGCCGGGTCGCGACCGAACTCGGCACCGGGACCATGTCCCTGTACCGCTACCTCCCCGGCAAGGGCGAACTGCTGGACCTGATGCTCGACCGCGTCCAGCGGCCCTCCGAGAACCCCACCGACCTCGGCGACGGCGGCTGGCGCTCCGCCCTGGAGGCCATGGGGCGCGCCACCCTGGCCCTCTACCGGCGCCACCCGTGGCTGCTCCAGGTGAACCAGTCCCGCCCCGTTCTCGGGCCGAGCGCGCTGGACGGGATGGAGAAGGTGCTCTCCCGCATCAAGTCCATGGGGCTGACCGACCCCGAACTGATCTCCGCGATCGTCGCCGTGGACGGCTATGTCGTCGGCGCGGCCCGTACGCAGCTCTACGCGGAGGAGGCGGAACACCGCACCGGCCTCACCGACACGGAGTTCTGGCAGGCCCAGGCGCCCGTCCTCGAAGAACTCATGCGCTCCGGCCGCTACCCGCTCCTGGCCGGCCTCTCCGAGGACTCGTTCGGCTCGGACTTCGACCACTTCGAATTCGGCCTGCAACGCATGCTGGACGGGCTGGAGGTATTCGTGAACAGACGCCGCGAGCGCCCGCAGGGCGCGGGAGCGGAGGGCGCGGGGGCCGGGGTGGAAGCGGAGGGCGCGGGGGCCGGAGGCACGGAAGCCGGGGGTGCGGGAGTTGGTGGGGCGGGAGTTGGAGGGTCCTAG
- a CDS encoding ATP-binding cassette domain-containing protein, producing the protein MSDGYAVRAEGLEKRYGEKRALDGFDLTVREGTVHGLLGPNGAGKTTAARILSTLLRLDGGRATVAGLDVARRPREVRARIGLTGQYAAVDEVLTGRQNLEMFGRLFHLGGKRAKQRAVELLDRFDLTDAADLGVGKYSGGMRRRLDLAASMILAPSVLFLDEPTTGLDPRSRGEVWESVRALVASGTTVLLTTQYLEEADRLASRITVIDQGRAIADDTPDGLKSAVGGDRIEVVVAERADIPRAVKVVARVSDGEPESDDTELRVHAPVTDRVSALTEVARTLQDEGVRVEDIGLRRPSLDDVFLRLTGHRTEKTDENGKGAAA; encoded by the coding sequence ATGAGTGACGGGTACGCGGTCCGGGCCGAGGGTCTGGAGAAGCGGTACGGGGAGAAACGCGCGCTGGACGGCTTCGACCTCACCGTCCGTGAAGGCACGGTGCACGGCCTCCTCGGCCCGAACGGCGCGGGCAAGACCACCGCCGCACGCATCCTCTCCACGCTGCTGCGCCTGGACGGCGGCCGGGCGACGGTGGCCGGCCTCGACGTGGCCCGGCGCCCGCGCGAGGTGCGGGCCCGTATCGGACTGACGGGGCAGTACGCCGCCGTGGACGAGGTGTTGACGGGCCGTCAGAACCTGGAGATGTTCGGGCGGCTGTTCCACCTCGGCGGGAAGCGGGCGAAGCAGCGCGCGGTCGAGCTGCTCGACCGGTTCGACCTCACCGACGCGGCCGACCTGGGCGTCGGCAAGTACAGCGGCGGCATGCGGCGCCGACTCGACCTCGCCGCCTCGATGATCCTCGCCCCGTCCGTCCTCTTCCTCGACGAGCCGACGACCGGCCTCGACCCGCGCAGCCGGGGCGAAGTCTGGGAATCCGTAAGGGCGTTGGTGGCGAGCGGTACGACCGTGCTGCTCACCACGCAGTATCTGGAGGAGGCCGACCGGCTGGCCTCACGCATCACCGTCATCGACCAGGGGCGGGCCATCGCGGACGACACCCCGGACGGGCTGAAGAGCGCGGTCGGCGGCGACCGCATCGAGGTCGTCGTCGCCGAGCGCGCCGACATCCCGCGCGCGGTGAAGGTCGTCGCCCGCGTCTCGGACGGCGAGCCGGAGTCGGACGACACGGAGTTGCGGGTCCACGCGCCCGTGACCGACCGCGTCTCGGCCCTCACCGAGGTGGCCCGCACCCTTCAGGACGAGGGCGTGAGGGTCGAGGACATCGGCCTGCGCAGGCCCAGCCTGGACGACGTGTTCCTGCGCCTGACGGGCCACCGCACGGAGAAGACCGACGAGAACGGCAAGGGGGCCGCCGCATGA
- a CDS encoding ABC transporter permease, whose amino-acid sequence MTTVDPNATASTATASTVATSAVDLDVSSGHGRTYWVLADVWNIVRRGLTHYRRQPVNIAWQLGFPILSVLLYGYVFGSAMQVPGGGDYGDFLMPGMFVMTMAFGFINTATLVVYDATKGVIDRFRSMPMAPSAVVAGRGITDLLVACAELAIMMLTALAMGWRPDTGLGFLAAFGLLLWLRFALIWIGVWLGLLVPNPEAAGGLFAVAFPLTMISSILVAPQLMPDWLGWIAAWNPISSTAAATRDLFGTPVVGDSWIEQNALLMAGVWPVVLTLIFLPLAVRRFQKLSR is encoded by the coding sequence ATGACCACCGTCGATCCGAACGCCACCGCCAGTACCGCCACCGCCAGTACCGTCGCCACGAGCGCCGTCGACCTGGACGTGTCGAGCGGGCACGGCCGTACGTACTGGGTGCTGGCCGACGTCTGGAACATCGTCCGTCGTGGCCTGACCCACTACCGGCGCCAACCGGTCAACATCGCCTGGCAGTTGGGCTTCCCGATCCTCTCCGTCCTGCTCTACGGCTATGTCTTCGGCAGCGCCATGCAGGTGCCGGGTGGCGGGGACTACGGGGACTTCCTGATGCCGGGGATGTTCGTGATGACGATGGCCTTCGGGTTCATCAACACGGCGACGCTGGTGGTCTACGACGCCACCAAGGGGGTCATCGACCGGTTCCGCTCCATGCCGATGGCGCCGTCGGCAGTGGTGGCGGGGCGGGGGATCACCGATCTCCTCGTCGCCTGTGCCGAGTTGGCCATCATGATGCTGACCGCCCTCGCGATGGGCTGGCGCCCGGACACGGGCCTCGGCTTCCTGGCCGCCTTCGGTCTGCTGCTCTGGCTGCGCTTCGCGCTCATCTGGATCGGCGTCTGGCTGGGACTGCTGGTCCCCAACCCGGAGGCGGCGGGAGGTCTCTTCGCGGTCGCGTTCCCGCTGACCATGATCTCCAGCATCCTCGTCGCCCCGCAGCTCATGCCCGACTGGCTGGGCTGGATCGCCGCCTGGAACCCGATCTCCTCCACGGCCGCCGCGACCCGCGACCTGTTCGGCACGCCGGTCGTCGGCGACTCCTGGATCGAACAGAACGCGCTGCTGATGGCCGGGGTGTGGCCGGTGGTGCTCACGCTGATCTTCCTGCCGCTGGCGGTACGGAGGTTCCAGAAGCTGAGCCGGTGA
- a CDS encoding DeoR/GlpR family DNA-binding transcription regulator, which yields MLAERRHRLILRALRSGGTASVTGLAEQLGSSAATIRRDLLKLEADGLLTRVHGGAVVDDRPTPFDEAAEVLVAEKDAIAARAAALIEDGQSVILDSGTTVHRLALQLRGRRLTVITNNLAVYDELVDDEAVDLMLLGGMVIRESRMLDGFMAEDNLRQVHADWLFMGACGVRPGGQVMDTTVAEVPARRAMIAAGDKVVLLADRSKFPGDGMVKICGPEDLDALVTNALEGDATCAALREAGVDVIRARAASPERAE from the coding sequence GTGCTGGCTGAACGACGACACCGACTCATCCTGCGGGCCCTGCGTTCCGGCGGTACGGCTTCCGTGACCGGTCTCGCCGAGCAGCTGGGGTCCAGCGCGGCGACGATTCGCCGGGATCTGCTGAAGCTGGAGGCGGACGGGCTGCTCACCCGGGTTCACGGCGGGGCGGTCGTCGATGATCGGCCGACGCCGTTCGACGAGGCCGCCGAGGTGCTGGTGGCGGAGAAGGACGCCATCGCCGCCCGGGCCGCCGCCCTGATCGAGGACGGTCAGTCGGTCATCCTGGACAGCGGGACGACGGTGCACCGGCTCGCCCTTCAGCTGCGTGGGCGTCGGCTCACCGTGATCACCAACAACCTCGCCGTGTACGACGAACTCGTCGACGACGAGGCCGTCGACCTGATGCTGCTCGGGGGCATGGTCATCCGTGAGTCACGCATGCTGGACGGGTTCATGGCCGAGGACAACCTTCGTCAAGTCCATGCCGACTGGCTGTTCATGGGCGCCTGTGGCGTCCGCCCCGGGGGCCAGGTCATGGACACCACCGTGGCCGAGGTGCCCGCCCGGCGGGCCATGATCGCGGCCGGGGACAAGGTCGTCCTGCTGGCCGACCGGAGCAAGTTCCCCGGCGACGGCATGGTGAAGATCTGCGGCCCCGAGGATCTGGACGCGCTTGTCACCAACGCACTGGAGGGAGACGCGACCTGCGCGGCCCTGCGGGAGGCCGGTGTGGACGTGATCCGGGCGCGGGCGGCGTCCCCGGAGCGGGCGGAGTAG
- a CDS encoding alpha/beta hydrolase produces the protein MRRSAAVLSGAIVVLAGTVSAVPANASGASAASNTVQAAAAKVAWKKCATDNYPTLQCASVKVPLDYAKPSGKKITLALSRVPHTSKTYQGPLLVNPGGPGGSGLTLAGFVASALPKKVAAQYDVIGFDPRGVGASKPALNCKPGYFDPVRPDSVPSTAAIEKANVKRAKDFAKACGTKHKDVLPYINTISAVKDLDSIRKALGAKKINYFGYSYGTYLGAVYAKLYPTRVRRLVLDSIVDPTGVWYRDNLDQDYAFDKRHKAFMKWVAKHNATYKLGTDAKKIEAKWYAMRAALAKKPVGGSVKVGASELEDTFLPGGYYNGYWPFLAEAFAAYVGDKNSDPLVEAYQNFAAVDSSGDNGYSVYTSVQCRDAAWPRDWKKWTKDNWAVYKKAPFMTWNNAWYNAPCAFWPTKSLKPVNVANSKIPPALLFQATDDAATPYQGGVTVHKLLKNSSLVVEQGGGNHGITLSGNSCLDKYLATYLTNGKVPRGKGAADATCKKLPDPKPMAAQEASARSTLSTQGPAATSGETLHGILGFRG, from the coding sequence ATGAGAAGAAGCGCAGCCGTGTTGAGCGGTGCCATCGTGGTTCTGGCCGGGACGGTCAGTGCCGTCCCCGCCAACGCCAGTGGGGCGTCCGCCGCGAGCAACACCGTCCAGGCCGCCGCCGCGAAGGTCGCCTGGAAGAAGTGCGCCACGGACAACTACCCGACGCTGCAGTGCGCGTCGGTGAAGGTGCCGCTCGACTACGCGAAGCCGAGCGGGAAGAAGATCACCCTGGCGCTGTCCCGGGTGCCGCACACCTCCAAGACGTACCAGGGCCCGCTGCTGGTCAACCCGGGAGGCCCCGGCGGCAGCGGTCTGACCCTGGCCGGATTCGTCGCCTCCGCGCTGCCGAAGAAGGTCGCGGCGCAGTACGACGTCATCGGCTTCGACCCGCGTGGCGTGGGCGCCAGCAAGCCCGCCCTGAACTGCAAGCCCGGGTACTTCGACCCGGTGCGCCCGGACTCCGTGCCCAGCACCGCCGCGATAGAGAAGGCGAACGTCAAGCGGGCCAAAGACTTCGCCAAGGCCTGCGGCACGAAGCACAAGGACGTCCTGCCGTACATCAACACGATCAGCGCCGTGAAGGATCTGGACTCGATCCGCAAGGCCCTCGGCGCCAAGAAGATCAACTACTTCGGCTACTCGTACGGCACCTACCTCGGCGCGGTCTACGCCAAGCTGTACCCGACGCGGGTGCGGCGCCTGGTCCTCGACTCGATCGTCGACCCGACGGGTGTCTGGTACCGGGACAACCTCGACCAGGACTACGCCTTCGACAAGCGGCACAAGGCGTTCATGAAGTGGGTCGCCAAGCACAACGCCACCTACAAGCTCGGCACCGACGCGAAGAAGATCGAGGCGAAGTGGTACGCCATGCGCGCCGCACTCGCCAAGAAGCCGGTCGGCGGCTCGGTGAAGGTGGGCGCCTCCGAGCTGGAGGACACCTTCCTCCCCGGCGGCTACTACAACGGCTACTGGCCGTTCCTCGCCGAGGCGTTCGCCGCCTACGTCGGCGACAAGAACTCCGACCCGCTGGTCGAGGCGTACCAGAACTTCGCGGCCGTCGACTCCTCCGGTGACAACGGCTACAGCGTCTACACCTCGGTCCAGTGCCGTGACGCCGCCTGGCCACGCGACTGGAAGAAGTGGACCAAGGACAACTGGGCGGTCTACAAGAAGGCCCCGTTCATGACCTGGAACAACGCCTGGTACAACGCGCCGTGCGCGTTCTGGCCGACCAAGTCGCTGAAGCCGGTGAACGTCGCCAACTCCAAGATCCCGCCGGCGCTGCTGTTCCAGGCGACGGACGACGCGGCCACCCCGTACCAGGGCGGTGTCACCGTCCACAAGCTGCTCAAGAACTCCAGCCTGGTCGTCGAGCAGGGTGGCGGCAACCACGGCATCACGCTGAGCGGCAACAGCTGCCTCGACAAGTACCTGGCGACCTACCTCACCAACGGCAAGGTGCCGCGGGGCAAGGGTGCGGCCGACGCCACCTGCAAGAAGCTGCCCGACCCGAAGCCGATGGCCGCGCAGGAGGCTTCCGCCCGGTCGACGCTGAGCACGCAGGGGCCGGCCGCGACCAGCGGTGAGACCCTGCACGGCATCCTCGGCTTCCGCGGCTGA
- the serC gene encoding phosphoserine transaminase, protein MADIQIPADIKPADGRFGAGPSKVRTEALDALAATGTSLLGTSHRQAPVKNLVGQVRAGISELFSLPEGYEVVLGNGGSTAFWDVATHGLIENKSQHLTFGEFSSKFAKASKLAPWLAEPTVVSSDPGTHPEPTAEAGVDVYAFTHNETSTGVAAPLNRVAGADDGALVLVDATSGAGGLPVDITETDVYYFAPQKSFASDGGLWIGVFSPAAIERAERIHASGRHIPEFFSLPTAIDNSRKNQTYNTPALATLFLLNQQLEWINGQGGLSWSTARTKDSSTRLYTWAEESKYASPFVTDPAKRSQVIGTIDFSDEIDAAAVAKVLRANGIVDTEPYRKLGRNQLRVAMFPAIDPADVEALTKCVDYVIEKL, encoded by the coding sequence GTGGCTGATATCCAGATCCCCGCTGACATCAAGCCCGCCGACGGACGTTTCGGCGCGGGCCCCTCCAAGGTGCGGACGGAGGCGCTGGACGCCCTGGCCGCGACCGGTACCTCCCTGCTCGGCACCTCCCACCGCCAGGCCCCGGTGAAGAACCTGGTCGGCCAGGTCCGCGCGGGCATCAGCGAGCTGTTCTCCCTCCCCGAGGGCTACGAGGTCGTCCTCGGCAACGGCGGCTCCACGGCGTTCTGGGACGTCGCGACCCACGGCCTGATCGAGAACAAGAGCCAGCACCTGACCTTCGGCGAGTTCAGCTCGAAGTTCGCCAAGGCCTCGAAGCTCGCCCCCTGGCTCGCCGAGCCCACGGTCGTCTCCTCCGACCCCGGCACGCACCCGGAGCCGACCGCCGAGGCCGGCGTCGACGTCTACGCCTTCACGCACAACGAGACCTCCACCGGTGTCGCCGCCCCGCTCAACCGCGTGGCCGGCGCCGACGACGGCGCCCTCGTCCTGGTCGACGCCACCTCCGGCGCCGGCGGCCTGCCCGTCGACATCACCGAGACCGACGTCTACTACTTCGCCCCGCAGAAGTCCTTCGCCTCCGACGGCGGCCTCTGGATCGGCGTCTTCTCCCCGGCCGCCATCGAGCGCGCCGAGCGGATCCACGCCTCCGGCCGCCACATCCCGGAGTTCTTCAGCCTCCCGACGGCGATCGACAACTCCCGCAAGAACCAGACGTACAACACCCCGGCCCTCGCCACCCTCTTCCTGCTCAACCAGCAGCTGGAGTGGATCAACGGCCAGGGCGGTCTGAGCTGGTCCACGGCCCGTACGAAGGACTCCTCGACCCGGCTGTACACCTGGGCGGAGGAGAGCAAGTACGCGAGCCCCTTCGTCACCGACCCGGCCAAGCGGTCCCAGGTCATCGGCACGATCGACTTCTCCGACGAGATCGACGCCGCCGCCGTCGCCAAGGTCCTGCGCGCCAACGGCATCGTCGACACCGAGCCGTACCGCAAGCTCGGCCGCAACCAGCTCCGCGTCGCCATGTTCCCGGCGATCGACCCGGCGGACGTCGAGGCCCTCACCAAGTGCGTCGACTATGTGATCGAGAAGCTCTGA
- a CDS encoding cytochrome P450, with translation MDFATSENGDGHSVPPSPPVPLFGARFRGEPTALYQELRREHGEVVPVLLDGGVPAWLVLGYRELHQVTSDPELFSRDSDLWNQWPGIPADWPLLPVISPEQPSVLGTVGERHRQRAALIEEALEAVEPLELRGHVERFADELIDVVCGVGAADLVGQFAAPLPARVLAFLFGFREEHAPGLVAALNDILDGQDRAVAAERYLRTAMARLVAERRQRPGDDVVSRLLANARAYGVTVEEVTHDVMVMLAVGHQPTADWIGNSLRLMLTDDRFAASLFGGRSSVAEAMNEVLWEDAPIQNAAGRWTTRDTRLGGRVLRAGDLVLLGLQGANADPRVRTHGAALTGGNNAHFSFGHGEHRCPFPAQETAEVIARTGIEVLLDRLPDLDLAAPPESLTRRPSPWLRGLVELPVRFSPGPARGV, from the coding sequence TTGGACTTCGCAACCTCTGAGAACGGCGACGGCCACTCCGTACCGCCGTCGCCGCCCGTGCCCCTCTTCGGTGCGCGTTTCCGGGGCGAACCAACCGCCCTGTACCAGGAGTTGCGGCGGGAGCACGGGGAGGTCGTGCCCGTGCTGCTGGACGGGGGCGTACCGGCGTGGCTGGTGCTGGGCTACCGCGAACTGCACCAGGTGACGAGCGATCCGGAGCTGTTCAGCCGTGACTCCGACCTGTGGAACCAGTGGCCGGGCATCCCGGCGGACTGGCCGCTGCTGCCCGTGATCAGCCCGGAGCAGCCGTCGGTCCTGGGCACGGTCGGTGAGCGGCACCGGCAGCGCGCCGCGCTGATCGAGGAGGCGCTGGAGGCGGTCGAGCCGCTGGAGCTGCGCGGTCATGTCGAGCGTTTCGCCGACGAGTTGATCGACGTGGTGTGCGGGGTGGGCGCGGCGGATCTGGTGGGACAGTTCGCGGCGCCGCTGCCCGCGCGGGTGCTGGCGTTCCTGTTCGGATTCCGGGAGGAGCACGCGCCCGGGTTGGTGGCGGCGCTGAACGACATCCTCGACGGGCAGGACCGGGCGGTGGCGGCCGAGCGGTACCTGCGGACGGCGATGGCCCGGCTGGTGGCGGAGCGCCGGCAGCGGCCCGGGGACGACGTGGTGTCGCGGCTCCTGGCGAACGCGCGTGCGTACGGGGTGACGGTGGAAGAGGTCACGCACGATGTGATGGTGATGCTGGCGGTGGGGCACCAGCCGACGGCCGACTGGATCGGGAACTCGCTGCGTCTGATGCTGACGGACGACCGTTTCGCGGCGTCGCTCTTCGGGGGGCGCAGCAGTGTGGCCGAGGCCATGAACGAGGTGCTGTGGGAGGACGCGCCCATCCAGAACGCGGCGGGGCGCTGGACCACCCGGGACACCCGTCTCGGCGGTCGTGTCCTCCGTGCGGGTGATCTGGTGCTGCTGGGGCTGCAGGGGGCCAACGCCGACCCGCGTGTCCGCACGCACGGCGCCGCGCTGACCGGTGGGAACAACGCGCACTTCTCGTTCGGCCACGGCGAGCACCGCTGTCCGTTCCCGGCCCAGGAGACGGCCGAGGTCATCGCCCGAACGGGCATCGAGGTCCTCCTGGACCGCCTCCCGGATCTGGACCTGGCGGCCCCACCCGAATCCCTGACCCGCCGTCCTTCGCCGTGGCTGCGGGGGTTGGTGGAGTTGCCGGTGCGGTTCTCACCGGGGCCGGCGCGTGGGGTGTGA
- a CDS encoding DUF742 domain-containing protein, translating to MSRPGRDDLPDRLYTLTGGRSRSAPGAPLDLVTLVVAESQPIPGMQSEHVTILRLTERPTAVVEIAAELRLPVSITKVLLSDLLTAGRVSARHPNHATLVDPDILEQVLVGLRNL from the coding sequence ATGAGCCGGCCCGGCAGGGACGACCTGCCCGACCGGCTGTACACGCTCACCGGGGGTCGCAGCCGCTCCGCGCCCGGAGCGCCGCTGGACCTGGTGACGCTGGTGGTCGCGGAGAGCCAGCCGATCCCGGGCATGCAGTCGGAACACGTGACGATCCTGCGGCTGACGGAGCGTCCGACGGCGGTGGTGGAGATCGCCGCCGAACTGCGGCTGCCGGTGAGCATCACCAAGGTGCTGCTCTCCGACCTCCTCACGGCGGGCCGGGTCAGCGCCCGGCATCCGAACCACGCCACCCTGGTTGATCCGGACATTCTGGAGCAGGTGCTAGTTGGACTTCGCAACCTCTGA